The following coding sequences lie in one bacterium genomic window:
- a CDS encoding transposase, whose product MLVENLWKDELYKYIMGIIKNNQHNPLVINGVPDHVHVLVSVQVV is encoded by the coding sequence ATATTGGTAGAAAATTTATGGAAAGATGAATTATACAAATACATCATGGGTATTATCAAGAACAATCAACATAACCCGTTGGTGATAAACGGAGTGCCAGACCATGTTCATGTATTGGTAAGCGTTCAGGTGGTGTAA
- the cbiE gene encoding precorrin-6y C5,15-methyltransferase (decarboxylating) subunit CbiE, translating to MKKVYLIGIGYRPFDKRAKEITLNSKVILATNRLFEIFKGYEEFEAIRDNIRVINNMDEMLDYIKCQNCDVTVLASGDPMFFGIGRRAMEELGRDTIEVIPDLSAIQIAFSRIKETWDDALLLSLHGEPDPKKGKPYTISDLPSLLQHHHKIAVLTDRNNTPSKIAEILKCSLLTVHCPLVIYVCEKLGAVDERIIKGSPEELLKVSFAEPNIVIIIS from the coding sequence ATGAAGAAAGTCTATCTTATCGGCATTGGCTATAGACCTTTTGATAAAAGGGCAAAGGAGATTACTCTTAATTCAAAGGTTATCCTTGCCACAAATAGACTCTTTGAGATATTCAAAGGATACGAAGAGTTTGAAGCAATTAGGGATAATATCAGGGTAATTAATAATATGGATGAGATGCTTGATTATATCAAGTGTCAGAATTGTGATGTAACTGTGCTTGCTTCTGGAGACCCAATGTTTTTTGGGATTGGGAGAAGGGCAATGGAAGAACTCGGAAGGGATACTATCGAGGTAATTCCGGATTTATCCGCTATCCAGATTGCTTTTTCAAGGATAAAAGAGACATGGGATGATGCCCTTTTGCTCAGCCTCCATGGTGAGCCTGACCCAAAGAAAGGCAAACCATACACCATAAGCGACCTTCCATCCCTGCTTCAACATCACCACAAGATAGCTGTTCTGACTGATAGGAACAATACACCATCAAAGATAGCCGAAATTTTAAAGTGCTCACTGCTTACTGTTCATTGCCCACTGGTTATCTATGTTTGTGAAAAACTCGGGGCGGTGGATGAAAGAATTATCAAAGGCTCTCCAGAAGAACTATTAAAGGTATCCTTTGCAGAGCCAAATATAGTTATCATCATTTCTTGA
- the cobF gene encoding precorrin-6A synthase (deacetylating), with protein sequence MKKIYLIGIGPGNPDYLTIQAIDTMKKVDVFFILEKEGEKEDELALARMEILKRYLDEKSYRVVVAEIPKRKKSGRYEEGVKKWRVQKAEIITKLINNMADGQIGAFLVWGDPSLYDGHLEILQDILKQGIVDFEYEVIPGITSVQILTAKHKIPLNRIGENIVITTGRRLKEYQANEINNTAVLLDSYATFNRFKDEELDIYWGGYLGNKEEILVSGRLNEVIEKIKTIRKAAKRRRGWMMDTYILRKAK encoded by the coding sequence ATGAAAAAAATATATCTTATCGGTATTGGACCAGGTAACCCTGATTACCTGACCATTCAGGCAATTGATACAATGAAAAAAGTGGATGTCTTCTTTATCCTTGAAAAAGAAGGTGAAAAAGAGGATGAGCTTGCTTTAGCAAGGATGGAAATATTAAAAAGATACCTTGATGAAAAAAGTTATCGAGTTGTGGTCGCAGAGATTCCTAAGAGAAAAAAAAGCGGCAGATATGAAGAGGGGGTTAAGAAGTGGCGGGTCCAAAAGGCAGAGATTATCACAAAATTGATTAACAATATGGCAGATGGACAGATTGGGGCATTTCTCGTCTGGGGTGACCCGAGCCTCTATGATGGTCATTTAGAGATACTGCAAGATATTCTTAAACAAGGGATTGTAGATTTTGAGTATGAGGTCATCCCCGGGATAACTTCTGTTCAGATACTAACCGCAAAACATAAAATCCCACTCAATCGGATAGGTGAAAATATTGTTATTACCACCGGCAGAAGGTTGAAGGAATACCAAGCAAATGAGATTAATAACACTGCGGTCTTATTAGATTCTTATGCTACCTTTAACCGTTTTAAGGACGAGGAACTTGATATCTATTGGGGCGGCTATCTGGGGAATAAGGAAGAGATACTTGTTTCAGGGAGGTTAAACGAAGTCATTGAGAAGATTAAAACGATAAGAAAAGCGGCAAAAAGGAGGCGGGGTTGGATGATGGATACTTATATTTTGAGGAAGGCAAAATGA
- a CDS encoding cobaltochelatase subunit CobN, translating into MIKTIDRICMFCIILCSVFCPLSSGQAQPLTISLMPGDTHSKLALDTVKSIQKEYPHLSGKVAFKVYTSYSIKNRLKTAEEIADSKVVFLLRIMDRQVVELAKPYIKQVVKNGGKVYGFGGIYSKEHQDMGIIDDEQINAYYKENGFENIRNMLLFVLSRDFGLKLPWKEPSPIPQSGIYLRKERRVVANLNEFLKSYQPNGDKWVGVLFYKSNFDSGNLLTVDSVIESLEQEGFSVLPVYGYPPEIPIERFFFDEEGKSRIHCLVAHSMKLGIKPEVVIPLLTRLNVPVINAIPLYTQSKEEWEASAVGLNIFERSWQIAGPEMAGISQPTVIASRERMVENGIEYIEERPIPERVERLIDRVKGWINLQDKPNRDKRIAIIYYNYPPGKQNVGASYLNVLPESLWEILQRMKIEGYDFGTGEIKKEMLFNDILTYGRNIGNWAPGELDRLVRTGKPVLIPMNLYKQWFEELPQGMATAMLRDWGRPEDSKIMTWTDDRGKKYIVIPAVKYGNILFMPQPSRGWEQDVKKLYHSVTLSPHHQYVAFYLWLKKVFSADAVAHIGKHSTHEWLSGKEVGFTENDPPEALIQHLPNIYPYIVDDVGEGLQAKRRGMAVIIDHLTPPFDKARLNKELRELTGLINDYNVAREKSLSLAETKLAEINNLARRIGLLTDLKIAEVKTEEDVEEVEHYLQDIGEKQTPFGMHTFGRAPEERYIRTTAEAILGTESSAQRLADYEQRIIQSAQRELDSFIAALSGRYIPAGQGNDPIRNPDSLPTGKNFYSFDPRRIPSKTTYEMGVKLAKELIDGYKNRHGKYPDKLTFNLWGIETIRHEGVMESQIMYLMGIKPKWNERKEVVGVEPIPAYELGRARIDVTIVPSGLYRDLFSNLMDLLDKAVSLAKQQDETDNIIRLNILKAKKILMEKGISEDMAERLASVRLFTVPSGAYGTNLSNLIPLSNTWDNEKQVADVYLMRMSHLYGQGFWGTKIEQGNRPEELDEDISLLLFKNALSGTKVAVHSISGNVYATLDNDDFFQYLGGTAMAIRSIDGKTPEVYVTNMSNPRQPKQETLEKFMGREMRARYLNPEWIKAMMNEGYAGSRFIDKVVEYLWGWQVTVPEAIDAAKWNEMYETYILDRNELGIKDMFRSSKNMWAYQSVVARMLECVRKKYWKPEKEIIETLALEYARSVQEVGLACCDHTCNNPLLTQFTRQVLMSVPGSKVQMQGFMKAQSQMSEGRRQRAEGRRQKAEDRSQRSETKQKTIAPGDKAKKIAPLAQVEGYEMEEVKTADGISSAPIPYLFIAGFLIFIGLIALGFRRKI; encoded by the coding sequence ATGATAAAAACCATTGATAGAATATGTATGTTTTGTATTATTCTGTGCTCTGTCTTCTGTCCTCTGTCTTCTGGACAGGCACAACCTTTAACGATTAGCCTGATGCCTGGCGATACCCATTCAAAGCTCGCCCTCGACACAGTCAAATCCATACAAAAAGAATATCCACATCTTTCGGGAAAAGTTGCCTTCAAGGTCTATACCTCATATTCTATTAAGAATAGACTCAAAACCGCGGAAGAGATTGCAGATTCAAAGGTTGTCTTTCTTCTTCGGATTATGGACCGTCAGGTTGTGGAACTGGCAAAGCCTTACATTAAACAGGTCGTAAAAAATGGCGGTAAGGTTTATGGTTTTGGAGGAATTTATAGCAAAGAGCATCAGGATATGGGAATCATCGACGATGAACAGATTAATGCATACTACAAGGAGAATGGTTTTGAGAATATCAGGAATATGTTGCTTTTTGTCTTGAGCCGTGATTTTGGGCTTAAACTACCATGGAAAGAGCCATCTCCAATTCCTCAGTCTGGCATCTATCTTAGAAAAGAGAGACGGGTGGTGGCAAATCTGAATGAGTTCTTAAAATCCTACCAGCCGAATGGTGATAAATGGGTTGGGGTTCTTTTTTACAAAAGCAATTTTGACTCAGGTAATCTTTTGACCGTGGATAGTGTGATTGAATCTTTAGAGCAGGAAGGGTTTAGCGTTCTTCCTGTTTATGGCTATCCACCCGAAATTCCCATTGAGCGGTTTTTCTTTGATGAAGAAGGCAAGAGCAGGATACATTGCCTCGTAGCTCATAGTATGAAATTAGGGATCAAGCCAGAAGTCGTTATCCCTTTACTCACCAGACTCAATGTGCCAGTGATTAATGCCATTCCCCTTTACACCCAATCGAAAGAAGAATGGGAGGCATCTGCAGTTGGACTTAATATCTTTGAGCGTTCCTGGCAGATTGCGGGTCCGGAGATGGCTGGAATTAGCCAGCCCACGGTTATTGCTTCAAGGGAAAGGATGGTTGAAAATGGAATTGAATACATCGAAGAGCGACCAATCCCTGAACGGGTTGAGCGACTCATTGACCGTGTAAAGGGATGGATAAATTTGCAGGATAAACCCAACAGGGACAAAAGGATTGCCATCATCTATTATAACTATCCCCCGGGCAAGCAAAATGTTGGGGCATCGTATCTCAATGTCCTGCCAGAAAGCCTGTGGGAGATATTACAGCGAATGAAGATAGAAGGATATGATTTTGGGACCGGGGAAATTAAGAAGGAGATGCTCTTCAATGATATTCTTACTTACGGCAGGAATATTGGCAATTGGGCGCCAGGGGAATTGGATAGGTTGGTGAGAACAGGCAAACCAGTGCTTATTCCAATGAACCTCTACAAACAATGGTTTGAAGAACTGCCGCAAGGGATGGCCACGGCTATGCTCAGAGACTGGGGACGGCCAGAGGATAGCAAGATTATGACATGGACAGATGACCGAGGAAAGAAATACATTGTTATCCCGGCGGTGAAGTATGGGAATATCCTTTTTATGCCGCAACCCTCACGCGGTTGGGAGCAGGATGTCAAAAAACTCTATCACAGTGTTACCCTTAGTCCACATCACCAATATGTTGCCTTTTATTTGTGGCTCAAAAAGGTTTTTTCGGCAGATGCAGTGGCACATATCGGCAAACACAGCACCCATGAGTGGTTATCGGGCAAAGAGGTTGGATTTACCGAAAACGACCCACCAGAGGCATTAATCCAGCATCTGCCAAATATCTATCCGTATATCGTTGATGATGTTGGCGAAGGGTTACAGGCAAAACGAAGGGGAATGGCGGTCATCATTGACCATTTGACCCCACCATTTGATAAGGCGAGGCTGAATAAAGAACTGAGAGAGCTAACAGGCTTGATTAATGATTACAATGTGGCAAGGGAGAAAAGTCTGTCTTTGGCTGAAACAAAACTTGCAGAGATTAATAACCTTGCCCGACGGATTGGGTTATTGACTGACCTTAAGATTGCCGAAGTCAAAACAGAAGAAGATGTTGAGGAGGTGGAGCATTACCTCCAGGATATTGGGGAGAAGCAGACACCTTTTGGTATGCATACCTTTGGCCGTGCCCCAGAGGAAAGATACATCAGGACTACGGCTGAAGCAATATTGGGCACAGAATCTTCTGCCCAGAGACTCGCTGATTACGAGCAGAGGATAATCCAATCAGCACAAAGGGAGCTTGATTCTTTCATCGCCGCACTTTCAGGCAGATATATCCCGGCTGGTCAGGGCAATGACCCCATTCGTAATCCTGATTCACTGCCCACAGGCAAGAACTTCTATTCATTTGACCCGAGGAGGATACCCAGCAAAACCACCTACGAGATGGGAGTGAAATTGGCAAAGGAACTTATTGATGGGTATAAAAATCGGCATGGCAAATATCCGGATAAGCTCACCTTCAATCTTTGGGGGATAGAAACCATCCGTCATGAAGGGGTGATGGAATCGCAGATTATGTATTTGATGGGCATAAAACCAAAATGGAATGAGCGAAAGGAGGTAGTCGGGGTTGAACCAATACCAGCGTATGAGCTTGGTCGGGCAAGAATTGATGTGACTATTGTTCCCTCAGGGCTCTACCGTGACCTGTTCTCCAACCTTATGGATTTGCTGGATAAAGCCGTATCCCTGGCAAAGCAGCAGGATGAGACGGACAACATCATTCGGCTAAATATCCTTAAGGCAAAGAAGATACTTATGGAAAAAGGCATTTCTGAGGATATGGCAGAACGGCTGGCATCGGTGCGGCTTTTTACCGTGCCTTCTGGTGCTTACGGAACAAACTTATCTAATCTTATTCCTTTATCCAACACCTGGGATAACGAAAAACAGGTAGCTGATGTCTATCTGATGCGGATGAGCCATCTCTATGGACAGGGGTTCTGGGGAACTAAGATAGAACAAGGTAACAGACCGGAGGAGCTGGATGAGGATATAAGCCTTCTGCTGTTTAAGAATGCCCTTTCCGGAACAAAAGTAGCGGTGCACAGCATCTCGGGCAATGTCTATGCCACGCTTGATAATGACGACTTTTTCCAATATCTTGGTGGCACGGCAATGGCAATCCGTTCCATTGATGGGAAAACACCAGAGGTTTATGTAACCAATATGTCCAATCCCCGTCAACCAAAACAGGAAACCCTTGAAAAATTTATGGGACGAGAAATGCGTGCAAGGTATCTGAACCCTGAATGGATTAAGGCAATGATGAACGAGGGCTATGCCGGGTCTCGATTTATAGATAAGGTCGTCGAATACCTCTGGGGTTGGCAGGTAACCGTGCCAGAGGCGATAGATGCGGCTAAATGGAATGAGATGTATGAAACATACATCCTGGATAGAAACGAACTGGGAATAAAGGATATGTTTCGCAGTTCAAAAAATATGTGGGCATATCAATCTGTTGTCGCCAGGATGCTTGAATGTGTGCGAAAGAAATACTGGAAACCAGAGAAAGAAATAATAGAAACCCTTGCCCTGGAATATGCCCGGAGCGTCCAGGAGGTTGGTCTTGCCTGCTGTGACCATACCTGCAACAATCCCTTGCTGACACAGTTTACCCGCCAGGTGCTAATGTCTGTGCCTGGCTCAAAGGTTCAGATGCAAGGGTTTATGAAGGCACAGAGTCAGATGTCAGAGGGCAGAAGGCAGAGGGCAGAAGGCAGAAGGCAGAAGGCAGAGGACAGAAGTCAGAGGTCAGAGACCAAACAAAAAACTATAGCCCCTGGTGATAAGGCAAAAAAGATAGCACCTCTGGCACAGGTTGAAGGGTATGAGATGGAGGAAGTGAAGACGGCAGACGGTATCTCATCTGCCCCAATTCCGTATTTATTCATTGCTGGCTTCCTCATATTTATTGGGTTGATTGCCCTGGGATTTAGAAGGAAAATTTAA
- a CDS encoding 3-methyl-2-oxobutanoate dehydrogenase subunit VorB: MSKILMTGNEAIAEAAILAGCECYFGYPITPQNELIAHMAKRLPQEGKVFLQAESEIAAINMVFGAACTGARAMTSSSSPGISLKQECLSYMAGCELPGVIVNVSRGGPGLGNIAPSQSDYFQATKGGGHGDYHLIVLAPDSIQSAVDLTQKAFDLADKYRNPTMILTDGLLGQMIEPVELKPIKKVNLPPKTWTLTGAKNRPPNTIKSLYIDPKNLEAHNWKLHQKYQEMQKEVDYETYEIEDAQIIVVAFGVVARICKEAINRVRKQGIKAGLIRPITLYPFPTQVIQQTTPESFLVVELNLGQMVEDVKLAVEGKIPVHFYGKPGGVFITPKEVYLQLLEIFNRSGGNLPQRRRGTEKT, encoded by the coding sequence ATGAGTAAGATATTAATGACCGGGAATGAAGCCATCGCTGAGGCGGCGATATTAGCTGGATGTGAATGTTACTTTGGTTATCCCATTACCCCACAAAATGAATTAATCGCCCATATGGCGAAAAGGCTACCACAGGAAGGCAAGGTATTTTTACAGGCAGAGAGTGAAATAGCGGCAATAAATATGGTTTTTGGTGCGGCGTGCACCGGTGCTCGTGCAATGACCTCTTCCTCAAGCCCGGGTATTAGCCTGAAACAAGAATGTCTCTCATATATGGCGGGATGTGAATTGCCAGGAGTGATTGTCAATGTCTCTCGTGGAGGACCTGGACTGGGAAATATTGCACCGTCTCAATCCGATTACTTTCAAGCAACCAAAGGCGGCGGACATGGAGATTATCACTTGATTGTTTTAGCCCCGGATTCTATTCAGTCAGCAGTTGATTTAACTCAAAAGGCATTTGATTTAGCGGATAAATACCGTAATCCAACAATGATTTTAACCGATGGATTATTAGGACAAATGATTGAACCAGTTGAATTAAAACCAATTAAAAAGGTTAACCTCCCACCTAAAACCTGGACTTTAACCGGGGCAAAAAATAGACCACCAAATACCATCAAATCACTATATATTGACCCTAAAAATTTAGAGGCTCATAATTGGAAACTACACCAAAAATATCAAGAGATGCAAAAAGAAGTAGATTATGAAACTTATGAAATTGAAGATGCCCAAATAATCGTTGTTGCCTTTGGAGTGGTCGCCAGAATTTGCAAAGAGGCAATAAACCGAGTCCGCAAACAAGGAATAAAAGCCGGTCTGATTAGACCAATTACCCTCTACCCATTTCCCACACAAGTTATCCAACAAACCACTCCAGAATCTTTTTTAGTGGTTGAGTTGAATTTAGGACAAATGGTTGAGGATGTGAAATTAGCCGTCGAAGGCAAAATACCTGTCCACTTTTATGGCAAACCCGGCGGGGTATTTATCACACCAAAAGAGGTTTATCTTCAGTTATTGGAAATCTTCAACCGTTCAGGGGGTAATTTACCGCAGAGACGCAGAGGAACAGAGAAGACATAG
- a CDS encoding 4Fe-4S binding protein, producing the protein MGKIIIDSNRCKGCELCTTVCPHNLIAMSDELNQAGLHPAYFIPSDKCNGCKLCAIICPDIAIEVYK; encoded by the coding sequence ATGGGTAAAATAATAATTGATAGTAACAGATGTAAAGGTTGTGAGTTATGCACAACAGTATGCCCGCATAATTTAATTGCGATGAGTGATGAATTAAACCAGGCAGGTCTTCATCCAGCATATTTTATCCCTTCTGATAAATGTAATGGGTGTAAATTATGTGCTATTATCTGTCCGGATATAGCCATTGAGGTGTATAAATGA
- a CDS encoding divergent polysaccharide deacetylase family protein has protein sequence MKKDSLLISIITVLAVSISFFGFTMALAYLQIPKEIPTSEEIGMALEETKRLEEKELEKVVEKPRIPKPKEEKKTEGTKKILPYYSSLVDKRAWKGTGTAKIAIILDDAGYSLNGCAKKLLGIQAPLTFSILPGLKYSRQIANQCYEKGMEVMLHMPMENCGNSRMTKEDKLCEAGHNMKPYKYAVLIGMSQEEIARNLEGAINDIPHVVGINNHMGSKATADEVTMTYVLDKVKTKNLYFIDSVTTGRSVAYKLAKRKGVPTNQRTVFLDNINDTEYVKEQINELIYRAKQKGYAIGIGHAIKDATAEALVEMVPKLKEYGIEVVPASCLVN, from the coding sequence ATGAAAAAAGATAGTCTTCTCATCAGCATAATCACAGTTTTAGCCGTAAGTATCTCTTTCTTTGGTTTTACTATGGCATTAGCGTATCTTCAGATTCCTAAGGAGATTCCAACTTCAGAAGAGATAGGGATGGCGTTAGAAGAAACCAAAAGATTAGAAGAAAAAGAACTGGAAAAAGTGGTTGAAAAGCCGAGAATCCCAAAACCTAAAGAAGAAAAAAAAACTGAAGGGACAAAAAAAATTTTGCCTTATTATTCTTCTCTGGTTGATAAAAGAGCCTGGAAAGGCACAGGAACAGCGAAAATAGCCATTATTCTTGATGATGCCGGATATAGTCTGAATGGCTGTGCAAAAAAGTTACTTGGCATACAGGCTCCTTTAACCTTCAGTATTTTGCCAGGACTAAAATATTCAAGACAAATTGCTAATCAGTGTTATGAAAAAGGGATGGAAGTAATGCTCCATATGCCAATGGAAAATTGTGGTAATTCAAGGATGACCAAAGAGGATAAATTATGCGAAGCTGGCCACAATATGAAGCCCTATAAATATGCTGTTCTGATTGGTATGTCTCAAGAAGAGATAGCAAGAAATCTTGAGGGGGCAATAAATGACATCCCTCATGTTGTAGGGATAAATAACCATATGGGTTCTAAAGCCACGGCAGATGAGGTAACAATGACTTATGTCTTAGACAAGGTTAAAACAAAAAATCTTTACTTTATTGATAGTGTAACGACTGGTCGGTCTGTGGCATATAAATTGGCAAAAAGAAAAGGTGTCCCGACCAATCAACGCACTGTTTTCTTAGATAATATTAACGATACAGAATATGTGAAAGAGCAAATAAATGAACTTATTTATCGAGCTAAGCAGAAGGGGTATGCAATTGGCATAGGACATGCGATTAAAGACGCGACGGCAGAGGCATTAGTAGAAATGGTGCCTAAATTAAAAGAGTATGGGATTGAGGTCGTGCCAGCATCTTGTCTGGTAAATTAA
- a CDS encoding 50S ribosomal protein L25 — MEKVLLEATTRSESGKEYCRRLREKGFVPGVVYGGKKEVTPIEFKSADLIHILHKGGANVLINLKLPASTETVILKERQNHPFKNLLLHADFLRISLKEKLTIRVPIEIIGSAKGVQEGGILEQIMWDIEISTLPTQIPNNIPVDVTNLELGAVVYVKDLVVEKGIELKADPEAIVLSISTPKEEVEVVKEEAVAEPEVIREKKKEELE; from the coding sequence ATGGAAAAGGTACTATTAGAAGCGACCACAAGAAGCGAGTCAGGCAAAGAATATTGTCGTCGATTAAGAGAGAAAGGATTTGTTCCGGGAGTGGTTTATGGAGGCAAAAAAGAAGTTACTCCAATAGAGTTTAAATCAGCAGATTTAATTCATATTCTCCATAAAGGAGGGGCAAATGTGCTTATCAACCTGAAATTACCTGCTTCGACAGAAACGGTGATTTTAAAAGAAAGGCAAAACCATCCCTTTAAAAATCTTTTATTGCATGCTGATTTTTTGAGAATATCATTAAAAGAAAAATTAACCATCAGGGTGCCAATAGAAATAATTGGGAGTGCCAAAGGGGTACAAGAAGGTGGTATTTTAGAACAAATTATGTGGGATATAGAGATTAGCACTCTCCCAACACAAATCCCAAACAACATTCCGGTAGATGTCACTAATTTAGAATTAGGGGCAGTAGTTTATGTGAAAGATTTAGTTGTAGAAAAAGGGATTGAACTTAAAGCCGACCCGGAGGCAATCGTATTATCTATTTCCACACCTAAAGAAGAAGTAGAAGTAGTAAAAGAAGAAGCAGTGGCAGAACCAGAAGTAATCAGAGAAAAGAAGAAAGAGGAATTGGAATGA
- a CDS encoding ribose-phosphate pyrophosphokinase, with product MSQINDMQVFSGNANPELAREICDYLQIPVGDIEVSSFADGETCVHINENVRGKDVFVIQPTSPPGNQNIMELLIMIDAFSRSSAKRITAVIPYYGYARQDRKVQPRVPISSKLVANLIVVAGTDRVLTVDLHVGQIQGFFDIPVDNLFATPVIVEYFKKKEIKDLVLVSPDPGGVERVRALASKLNASIAIIDKRRQTKNKAEVMNVIGEVEDKNLIILDDIIDTAGTLTEATNALKQKGALDIYACATHPVLSGPAIERINNSPIKEVVVTNTIPLREKAEKTNKITVLSVAKLLGEAITRTHQESSVSSLFI from the coding sequence ATGTCACAAATTAACGATATGCAAGTATTTTCTGGGAATGCTAATCCAGAATTAGCCAGAGAAATATGTGATTATTTGCAAATACCTGTTGGAGATATAGAAGTAAGTTCATTTGCCGATGGAGAGACCTGTGTTCATATCAATGAAAATGTTCGAGGAAAGGATGTTTTTGTTATTCAGCCTACCTCTCCACCAGGAAATCAAAATATAATGGAACTTTTAATAATGATTGATGCCTTTAGTCGGTCATCGGCAAAACGGATTACTGCGGTCATACCTTACTATGGCTATGCTCGTCAGGATAGAAAGGTTCAACCACGGGTGCCAATTAGTTCTAAGTTAGTTGCAAATCTCATTGTCGTTGCGGGCACAGATAGGGTTTTGACCGTTGACCTTCATGTTGGACAGATACAGGGTTTTTTTGACATACCTGTTGATAATTTATTTGCCACACCAGTCATCGTCGAATATTTCAAGAAAAAGGAGATAAAAGATTTAGTTTTAGTTTCTCCTGACCCTGGTGGGGTCGAGCGAGTACGAGCACTTGCCAGTAAACTCAATGCCTCTATTGCTATTATTGATAAACGACGCCAAACCAAAAATAAGGCTGAGGTAATGAATGTTATTGGTGAGGTTGAGGATAAAAATTTAATTATCCTCGATGATATAATTGATACCGCTGGCACATTAACCGAGGCAACTAATGCCTTGAAACAAAAGGGGGCATTAGATATATATGCCTGTGCTACTCATCCAGTATTATCTGGCCCAGCAATTGAACGAATTAATAATTCACCGATTAAAGAGGTGGTGGTAACCAATACTATCCCTCTGAGAGAAAAAGCAGAAAAAACTAATAAAATTACAGTGCTCTCTGTAGCGAAACTCTTAGGTGAGGCAATAACAAGAACTCATCAAGAATCCTCAGTTAGCTCTTTATTTATTTAA
- a CDS encoding sugar phosphate nucleotidyltransferase yields MGNRIAIIILAAGLGKRMKSDLAKVLHKLCHKPMIEYVLDTLSFFLSARIIIVVGHQKEKVAQLVKNKKVEIVVQEELLGTGHAVAQTEKILSDFEGNILVLCGDTPLLKSSTLERLIQTHQQSNATVTILTTTIDDPTGYGRIITDASGNVCEIIEEKDATEQEKAINLINTGTYCFKSKDLFSALKKITADNKQGEYYLTDVVGILKKQGEKIITLQIPDPIEVIGINTQDDLKRVEEIIKEATNVTN; encoded by the coding sequence ATGGGAAATAGAATTGCTATAATTATTTTAGCCGCAGGATTAGGAAAGAGGATGAAATCTGATTTGGCGAAGGTGCTTCATAAACTGTGCCATAAGCCAATGATAGAATATGTCCTGGACACTCTTTCCTTTTTTTTATCGGCAAGAATTATTATTGTTGTTGGACATCAAAAAGAAAAAGTAGCCCAATTAGTTAAAAATAAAAAGGTAGAGATAGTTGTTCAAGAAGAGTTACTCGGGACAGGACATGCTGTTGCTCAAACAGAAAAGATATTGTCTGATTTTGAAGGGAATATCTTAGTCCTTTGCGGAGATACTCCTTTACTAAAAAGTAGCACTCTTGAAAGGTTAATTCAAACTCATCAACAATCTAATGCAACAGTAACAATCCTTACAACAACCATAGATGACCCAACTGGATATGGCAGAATAATAACAGATGCCTCTGGTAATGTATGTGAAATTATTGAGGAAAAGGATGCTACAGAGCAGGAAAAGGCAATTAACTTAATTAATACAGGAACTTATTGTTTTAAAAGTAAGGATTTATTTTCTGCCCTAAAAAAGATAACGGCGGATAATAAACAAGGCGAATATTATCTAACTGATGTTGTTGGAATTCTAAAAAAACAGGGAGAAAAAATAATAACCCTTCAAATACCTGACCCAATCGAGGTAATAGGGATAAATACACAGGATGACTTGAAAAGGGTGGAAGAGATTATAAAGGAGGCAACTAATGTCACAAATTAA
- the spoVG gene encoding septation regulator SpoVG, which yields MEITNIRVKRIENDSKLKAWVSVTFDDVFVVHNIKVIQGQEEMFIAMPNRLTKDGALKDIAHPISAEFRQTLQDKVLEAYQQA from the coding sequence ATGGAAATTACTAACATTCGGGTTAAACGAATAGAGAATGACTCGAAATTAAAGGCGTGGGTATCAGTAACATTTGACGATGTATTTGTGGTGCATAACATTAAAGTCATTCAGGGGCAAGAGGAAATGTTTATCGCTATGCCTAATAGACTGACAAAAGATGGGGCATTAAAAGATATTGCCCATCCAATTAGCGCTGAATTTAGACAAACACTGCAAGACAAGGTATTAGAAGCATACCAGCAGGCATAA